Below is a window of Myxococcales bacterium DNA.
CGGGATCCCGCACGAAACCAGCGACGCGCTGCGGTTGAAGCGGTCCCAGGCGCACGGCGCCACGCGAGTGAGCGACGCGGGTGGTGGTTCGGATCAACACGGGCAGGCGGCACGCTTCGGAGAGATCGAAGGCCGCTCGGGTCATGGCATGGGCTTCGGCGGGTGTGCTCGGATCCAGGATCGGTAGGTGCAACATTGGCCCCAGGTGCCGCTGATCGGCCTCGTTGGGGCTGGTATTGCAGGAGGGATCACCCGCGCTGATGATCACCATGCCCGCCTCGACTCCGACGTACGGAATGGTCGAGATTGGGTCACCGGCGACCATCAGGCCGAGGTGCTTCATCGCCGTCAGCGAGCGCGCGCCGGCCAGGGCCGCGGCAAACGCCAGCTCTACTGCGATCTTCTCGTTGACGGAGTACTCGAAGGCGACCCCGCGCGCGCGGGCGATGCGCGCGAAGCCATCGGTGATCTCCGAGGACGGTGTGCCCGGGTAGCCCGCGACGAACACCACCCCCGCCTCGAGCGCGCCGCGCACGATGGCGTCATTGCCGAGCAGATGATCGGTCAGCCCGACCCGGTCGTAGAGGAGCGGGTCCGCATGCGACGGGTCCGACGGCGCCCCCTCTGTACTGTCGCGGTCCACTTGCTTGTCGTTCCACGCATTGGTGACCGCCTACATGACCGTGGTCATGTGTGAATTGATGCGCCGCGGCGTCCGGGGTGACGGCCGATTCTGGGGCTCGCTTCGCGGCACAAACTGCAGAGTTTCCCCGGGGGCGACGCGACGCCCCGGGGCCGCTGCGGCGCGCGCCCGAGTGGTCGAGGGTCCGCTCACTCATCGCGGGAGCCGCGGGTCTGCTTCTTCTGTGACTGGTGGCGTTTTGCGTCCAGGCGTCGCTCCTTGGAGGCTCGCGTTGGCTTGGTGGGCCTGCGGCGCTTGGGCACGAACAGCGCCGCGCGGATCAAGTCGGCCAGTTTGGCCCGTGCGTCCTCCAGGTTCTGGGCCTGGGAACGCGTGGCTTGGCTGGTGATGACGAGCGCACCCTCCGCGTCGAGCCGGCTCGCTGCCAGCCGCCGAAGCCGGACCTTCACCTCGGGCCTGAGGGCGCTCGTCGAACGCAGATCGAAGCGCAGCTCGATCTTGGTCGAGACCTTGTTGACGTTCTGGCCGCCGGGTCCGCTCGAGCGGACCGCGCGCACGCCGAGGTCGGCCTCCGGGATCGTCAGCGACGAGTTGACGACGAGATCGCTGGCCATCTCAGCGGATCCCTTCGACGAGCACCTTGAGCGTGCCCTTGGTCGCCGCGTGAGCGAGCGCGCGCTCGGCCTCGGTGAGCGGGTAACGCGCGGCGACGAGCGGCGCCGGATCCAGGCCGGCGGAGAGTGCGTCGATCGCGCGTTGCATGTTGCCGCAGCGTGAGCCGACGACTCGCAGCTCGTTGACGACGACGGGTGCGAGATCGACCTCGACGCGGCCAGCGACCGTGGTCTTCAGCACCAGCGTGCCCCGAGGCTTTGTCAACGAGAGTGCGAGCTCGAGGCCGCCAGTGCTGCCGGTTGCCTCCACCACGACGAGCGCGCGCTCGCGAGCCGGGTCGAGCTCCGACTCGAGCAGCACCCGGGCGCCACAGCTCCGCGCGAGCTCGAGTTTTTCTCGATGGTGTCCGATCAGCGTCACGCCGACGCCGGCGGTCGAGAGCGCTTGCGCGATGAGCAGGCCGAGCTTGCCGTCCCCGAGCACGAGCACGCGCTCCGAAAATCCCTCTGGGAGCTCGTCGAGCACGTGCAGCGCGGCGGCCAACGGCTCGGCGAAGACCGCCCGCTCGTCCGGGACGTCGTCGGGCACGGCAACCAAGCAATGTTCCGGCACCACCAGCTCTTCCGCCAGCGCGCCGTTGCGCCTTAGAATTCCCAGCACGGTGCGCTGGCTGCAGTGATGCCCGGAGCGTTCGCGGCAGTCCGCGCAGTGTCCGCAGCCGGCGTTGATGTCCGCAACGACCCGACGCCCACGCCAGCTCGGTGAGTCGCACTCGACGACGTCGGCGACCACTTCGTGCCCGAGCACGCCGCGGTAGCCCATGTAGCCGCGGGCCAGCTGCAGATCCGTGTCGCAGATCCCAGCCAGGCGCATGCGCAGGCGTGCCTCGCCCGAAGGACGCTGCGGTGACGGATGGTCCCGGTCGAGCCGCGGTGGGTCGGTGTTCACGAGCGCGAGCACGGCGGGAGCATATTGCAGGTGCCGCCCGAGGGGTCCAACGCGAAGGCAAATGTGCGGGGGTCGCGGCGGCATGCGGCTCGGGTGCCCGGGCGGCCTGGCGAATGTCCGGCCGGTCGAGCGTCCGCGCGCTACCCTGGGTCACCGATGTTGCTTCGTGATGCAATGGGGCCTGCGCCCGCGCGCGCGCTGGCCCCCCTCGCCTTGGTGTGTGCCTGTCTGCTGGTGGCGTGCGGCTCCGATCCAGCCGAGTCTGCCTCGAACGGCGGCTCAGGCGGAGGGAGCGGGACGGGCGCGAGTGGGGGAGTAGGCGGAGCGCCCGGCGGGGGTGGAGCTGCGGCGGGAAGCGCTGGCTCGGGCGGTGGATCGGCTGGGTTCGGAGGGCTGTCCGGTGCGCCGACGTTGAAAAGAATTGGCGACAGCCTCGAAGTCCCGACCTGGGCGGGCTCCGCACCGAAACGCTTCGTCGATGTGGCCTACGACCCCAGTCACGACGTCTACCTGATCGTGCACGGCAACTCCGCGACCGGCGGAGCGTTCGTCGACGCCGACGCGGCGCCGGTCGGTGCACCGTTCGCGATTGCGGACGGCAGCGCCTGGACTCAGGGCTCGCGAGTGGCTTACGCCGACAAGAGCGCCACGTTTCTGGCGGCCTGGAATGACAATCGAGAAGGCTCGCCCAAACCCCGGGCGCGCACCGTTCGCTGGACCGGAAGCCAGGTGGAGCTCGGCAACGACTTCGCGCTCTCGACCGAGAACGCCTTCCAGGAGATGGGTCCGGGGATCGGCTACTCCGCGGTGAGCGACGTGTTCCTGGTTGCCTGGCACCGCACGCCAAACGACGACATCGTTGCCGCGCGCGTCAGCGCTGCGGGTCAGCTCGTGAGCGGTGAGATTGTCATCACTCAAGACTCCGACTGGCAGAGCGACGCCGCCATTGCCTGGAGTCCGGATCAGAACCAGTTTCTGGTGGGGTATTCCCACGCTGCCGCTGCCGGTGCCGAGATCCGAGTACAGCGTGTGAGCGCCGCGACCGGCGCGCTGATCGGAGCGGCGGTGTCGTTGACGTCAGCGAAGGGCACGTGGTTGCCACAGCTCGCCTGGCTCCCGGCGAGTCATCGCTTTTTTGCTGCCTGGTACGAGGGCAAGCTGATGGGACGGTTCTTGGATCAGAGTGCGCAGCCGCTCGGCGCAGCGTTCGCGCTGGCGCCGGGTTACGGCAACTACGACGGCTTTGCGCTCGCGTATCACCCGGCGCTCGGTGCATTTGCGGCGGTGTTCCACGGCAATAGCTACGAGGACTTTGCCATGGGGCTCGGCGCGAACGGGGAGCTCGGGCCCGTGTTCGAGGCGACGAAGACCGGCTCGGCAGACGGTAACTTCAATCCGCGAGTCGTGGCGAACGCCAAACGCCCCGAGTGGCTCCTGGTCACTTCGATGGGCTACCAGAGCGTCGTCGCGCAGCGCATCGGGCCCTGAGTCCGGCCCGCCGCGCGCAGTCCGCCGGGCGGGCGGAGCCCTCGACTCACGCCTGCATGGCGTTTAGGGTCCCGCGCGGAGGTCCACATGCGTCTCTGCACGGCACTCTCGGTAGCAATGCTCACGGCAGCGGGTTTCATCGGCTGTAGCGGCTCCACGAGCAACTCGAACCCCACGCCCGCGGGTCCGTTGCCCGTCGAGGAGCTGCCCGACGCCTACGCCAACGGGATCTGCGACAACCTGGTCGATTGTTGCAAGAGCGCCGGCTTCGCGTACGACGCGCAGACGTGCAAGAGCACTTTCAAGAAGCTGATTGGCTCCACGGTTGGTCTCGTTCAGAAGGGCACGGTGCTCTACGATGCGAATGCAGCCGGGGCCTGCGCGGCGGCATTCCCCGGATTCGCCAAGAGCTGTTTGCAGGGCGAGCCGGGCTCTGCCGATTGCGACAAGGTGTTCGCCGGCACCGTCCAGAGCGGTGGAGCCTGCACCGACAGCGCGGAGTGTATCGCCCCAGCGGGGGGAGACGCTGACTGCGACCAAGGCAAGTGTGTGCCCGCGGCGCGGGGTGTCGCGGGCGACGCGTGCAGCGAAACTTGCACCGAGGAGGGGAGCACGACGTACTGCTCTGCCAGCGGCTCCGGGGGTGGGGCCAAGTGTTTCACCAACGACGGTTTGTATTGCGGCGCCAGCACGAGCAAGTGTGAGAAGCGCGTCGCCATTGGGGGGCAGGGCTGCGACTCGGGCGAGGCGTCTTCGTGCGTCAAAGGGGCCTTCTGCGACAATCAGACGTGTGTCGCTCAAA
It encodes the following:
- a CDS encoding alcohol dehydrogenase catalytic domain-containing protein, with translation MPPRPPHICLRVGPLGRHLQYAPAVLALVNTDPPRLDRDHPSPQRPSGEARLRMRLAGICDTDLQLARGYMGYRGVLGHEVVADVVECDSPSWRGRRVVADINAGCGHCADCRERSGHHCSQRTVLGILRRNGALAEELVVPEHCLVAVPDDVPDERAVFAEPLAAALHVLDELPEGFSERVLVLGDGKLGLLIAQALSTAGVGVTLIGHHREKLELARSCGARVLLESELDPARERALVVVEATGSTGGLELALSLTKPRGTLVLKTTVAGRVEVDLAPVVVNELRVVGSRCGNMQRAIDALSAGLDPAPLVAARYPLTEAERALAHAATKGTLKVLVEGIR
- the arfB gene encoding aminoacyl-tRNA hydrolase, producing the protein MASDLVVNSSLTIPEADLGVRAVRSSGPGGQNVNKVSTKIELRFDLRSTSALRPEVKVRLRRLAASRLDAEGALVITSQATRSQAQNLEDARAKLADLIRAALFVPKRRRPTKPTRASKERRLDAKRHQSQKKQTRGSRDE